The following proteins come from a genomic window of Enterobacter chengduensis:
- a CDS encoding phosphoribulokinase has product MSARHPVIAVTGSSGAGTTTTSLAFRKIFAQLNLRAAEVEGDSFHRYTRPEMDMAIRKARDLGKHISYFGPEANDFGLLEQTFIEYGQSGKGQSRKYLHTYDEAVPWNQVPGTFTPWQPLPEPTDVLFYEGLHGGVVTPQHDVARHVDLLVGVVPIVNLEWIQKLTRDMSERGHSREAVMDSVVRSMEDYINYLTPQFSRTHINFQRVPTVDTSNPFAAKSIPSLDESFVVIHFRNLEGIDYPWLLAMLQGSFISHMNTLVVPGGKMGLAMELIMTPLVERLMEGKQIA; this is encoded by the coding sequence ATGTCTGCCAGACATCCGGTTATTGCCGTTACGGGGTCGAGCGGTGCGGGAACCACCACCACCAGCCTCGCCTTTCGCAAGATTTTCGCCCAGCTGAATCTCCGTGCGGCGGAGGTCGAAGGCGACAGCTTTCACCGCTACACGCGTCCGGAGATGGACATGGCCATCCGGAAGGCGCGCGATCTGGGTAAACACATCAGCTACTTCGGCCCGGAAGCCAATGACTTCGGCCTGCTGGAACAAACCTTCATCGAGTACGGTCAGAGCGGCAAAGGGCAGTCACGCAAGTATCTGCATACCTATGATGAAGCCGTTCCCTGGAATCAGGTACCGGGCACCTTTACTCCCTGGCAGCCGCTGCCGGAACCCACCGACGTGCTGTTTTATGAAGGGTTGCACGGCGGCGTGGTCACCCCTCAGCACGACGTGGCGCGCCACGTGGACCTGCTGGTTGGCGTGGTGCCTATCGTGAACCTGGAGTGGATCCAGAAGCTGACGCGCGACATGAGCGAGCGCGGCCATTCGCGAGAGGCGGTGATGGACTCGGTGGTGCGCTCCATGGAAGATTACATCAACTACCTTACGCCGCAGTTCTCCCGCACCCACATCAACTTCCAGCGCGTGCCGACGGTGGACACCTCCAACCCGTTTGCCGCCAAAAGCATCCCCTCGCTGGACGAGAGCTTTGTGGTGATCCACTTCCGCAATCTCGAAGGCATTGATTACCCCTGGCTGCTGGCGATGCTGCAGGGCTCATTTATTTCTCACATGAATACGTTGGTGGTGCCGGGCGGAAAAATGGGGCTGGCGATGGAGCTCATCATGACGCCGCTGGTGGAGCGGTTGATGGAAGGGAAGCAGATCGCGTGA
- a CDS encoding OsmC family protein, whose translation MQARVKWVEGLTFLGESASGHQILMDGNSGDKAPSPMEMVLMAAGGCSAIDVVSILQKGRHDVTDCEVKLTSERREEAPRLFTHINLHFVVTGKALKDAAVSRAVDLSAEKYCSVALMLEKAVNITHSYEVIEA comes from the coding sequence ATGCAAGCGCGCGTGAAATGGGTTGAAGGTTTAACGTTCCTGGGCGAGTCCGCGTCGGGGCACCAGATTTTGATGGACGGTAACTCCGGCGATAAAGCGCCAAGCCCGATGGAAATGGTGCTGATGGCGGCAGGGGGATGCAGCGCGATTGACGTGGTGTCGATTCTGCAAAAAGGCCGTCATGACGTAACGGATTGTGAGGTCAAACTCACGTCAGAACGTCGCGAAGAGGCGCCACGCCTGTTCACCCACATTAACCTGCACTTTGTGGTGACCGGTAAAGCACTGAAGGACGCGGCGGTTTCCCGTGCGGTTGACCTGTCTGCGGAGAAGTACTGCTCTGTGGCGTTAATGCTGGAGAAAGCGGTAAACATCACCCATTCGTATGAGGTGATCGAGGCTTAA
- the crp gene encoding cAMP-activated global transcriptional regulator CRP: protein MVLGKPQTDPTLEWFLSHCHIHKYPSKSTLIHQGEKAETLYYIVKGSVAVLIKDEEGKEMILSYLNQGDFIGELGLFEEGQERSAWVRAKTACEVAEISYKKFRQLIQVNPDILMRLSSQMARRLQVTSEKVGNLAFLDVTGRIAQTLLNLAKQPDAMTHPDGMQIKITRQEIGQIVGCSRETVGRILKMLEDQNLISAHGKTIVVYGTR from the coding sequence ATGGTGCTTGGCAAACCGCAAACAGACCCGACTCTCGAATGGTTCTTGTCTCATTGCCACATTCATAAGTACCCATCAAAGAGCACGCTGATTCACCAGGGTGAAAAAGCGGAAACGTTGTATTACATCGTTAAAGGCTCGGTGGCAGTGCTGATCAAAGATGAAGAAGGGAAAGAGATGATCCTTTCTTATCTGAACCAGGGCGATTTCATCGGTGAACTGGGCCTGTTTGAAGAGGGCCAGGAACGTAGCGCCTGGGTTCGTGCAAAGACAGCATGTGAAGTGGCTGAAATTTCTTACAAGAAGTTCCGTCAGCTGATCCAGGTCAACCCGGACATCCTGATGCGTCTTTCTTCCCAGATGGCGCGCCGTCTGCAGGTCACCTCAGAGAAAGTGGGTAACCTCGCCTTCCTGGACGTGACGGGTCGTATCGCACAAACCCTGTTGAACCTGGCGAAACAGCCAGACGCCATGACCCACCCGGACGGCATGCAAATTAAAATTACCCGTCAGGAAATTGGTCAGATCGTCGGTTGCTCCCGTGAAACAGTGGGTCGTATTCTGAAAATGCTCGAAGATCAGAACCTGATCTCCGCCCACGGTAAAACCATC